The following are encoded in a window of Jeotgalibacillus aurantiacus genomic DNA:
- a CDS encoding glycerol-3-phosphate responsive antiterminator encodes MFLERVKESQVIASIKEPKQLEAFIETDIKSAFLLLGNVTVIKRYVDFLKEHDRDVFLHIEKIPGISYDREGLKFIARHVKPTGIVTTKSSLVAAAQKEGLIAIQRLFLIDSDALKYGLESAENIRPDFLELMPGVVPHMIEHVKKKTDIPIITGGLIQNRKQMIRAVERGATAVSTGRTHLWKPLTEVVR; translated from the coding sequence ATGTTTTTAGAAAGAGTGAAAGAATCTCAGGTGATCGCATCGATCAAGGAACCGAAGCAGCTTGAAGCCTTTATCGAAACGGATATTAAGTCAGCCTTTTTACTGTTAGGAAATGTCACAGTGATTAAACGGTATGTTGATTTTTTAAAGGAGCATGACCGGGATGTGTTTTTACATATTGAGAAAATTCCGGGCATCAGCTACGACCGCGAAGGCTTGAAATTTATTGCGCGGCATGTGAAGCCGACGGGGATTGTGACCACGAAGTCCTCTCTCGTCGCAGCAGCACAAAAAGAAGGATTAATTGCGATTCAGCGTCTGTTTTTGATTGATTCAGATGCCTTGAAATATGGGCTTGAGAGTGCGGAGAATATCCGCCCGGATTTTCTTGAACTGATGCCGGGTGTGGTGCCGCACATGATTGAGCACGTGAAGAAGAAAACGGATATTCCGATTATTACAGGCGGACTGATTCAAAACCGAAAGCAGATGATCAGAGCGGTGGAAAGAGGCGCGACGGCTGTATCAACCGGCCGCACGCACTTGTGGAAGCCGTTGACGGAGGTGGTTCGATGA
- a CDS encoding peroxiredoxin family protein — protein sequence MKTFKLGEKAPNFELTSTTGETYSLENERNGWQLIVFFRGSWCPVCQKDLKEYSDHLSKFTENNVNVVAISTDTNENLSTFKQEYELKFPVLSDEKHEVFDAYGVFYHGEDAPYEDHGEHGEPGYFILDEEGRVLFQHRQSGPFGRPDAESLRKTIRYIQKNLK from the coding sequence ATGAAAACTTTTAAGCTGGGCGAAAAAGCCCCGAATTTTGAACTGACATCGACAACTGGAGAAACATACTCTTTGGAAAACGAAAGAAACGGCTGGCAGCTGATCGTCTTTTTCAGAGGCTCATGGTGCCCGGTCTGTCAGAAAGATCTGAAGGAGTATTCCGACCATCTTTCGAAATTCACGGAAAACAACGTAAATGTCGTTGCCATTTCCACAGACACGAACGAAAACCTATCAACATTCAAACAGGAATATGAACTGAAATTCCCGGTGCTCTCTGACGAAAAACATGAAGTATTTGATGCGTACGGCGTGTTTTATCACGGAGAAGATGCACCCTATGAGGACCACGGCGAGCATGGCGAGCCGGGCTACTTCATTTTAGACGAAGAAGGACGCGTCCTGTTCCAGCACCGCCAAAGCGGACCATTCGGCCGCCCCGACGCCGAATCCCTGCGTAAAACAATCCGTTACATTCAAAAGAACCTGAAATAA
- a CDS encoding CxxH/CxxC protein, translating into MKIYCCQEHVELALDVFVDEQESYPDLKTVDNQDDLSTICEYCKERAIYIVENT; encoded by the coding sequence ATGAAGATCTATTGCTGCCAGGAACACGTCGAGCTTGCCCTTGATGTTTTTGTGGATGAACAGGAAAGCTACCCGGATTTAAAGACAGTGGATAACCAGGACGACTTGTCCACAATCTGTGAATATTGCAAAGAACGAGCCATATATATTGTGGAGAACACATGA
- a CDS encoding S1C family serine protease gives MGYYDDQETRESISRKKSGSKAGYFLSSLSGLIIGALLVTLLMPMMGNGGSPAVNNTSSGDGTQSAQTQNVSYDVSSDVTAAVEKAGGAVVGVTNLQSGQSLFGGQSGEATEAGTGSGVIYKSEGDAAYIVTNYHVIEGSDQVEVTLADGTKEEAQVLGGDQWTDLAVLQISNENVETVAEFGDSQALKPGEPVIAIGNPLGLQFSGSVTTGVVSGVERTIPVDINQDGAVDWQAEVIQTDAAINPGNSGGALVNIQGQLVGINSMKIAQSAVEGIGLAIPIDMAAPIIEDLETQGEVLRPTMGITLFDLANVPAAQRQSELNLPEEVKSGVVIQRVVPNSAAAEAGLEDLDVIVEMDGKKINNSVELRKHLYTEKEVGDEMQVKVYRDGEMQEVTLTLTDDADL, from the coding sequence ATGGGATACTATGATGATCAGGAAACCCGAGAAAGCATATCCCGTAAGAAAAGCGGAAGTAAGGCAGGATATTTTTTATCCAGTCTGTCCGGACTTATCATCGGAGCGCTTTTAGTGACACTGTTAATGCCAATGATGGGGAATGGCGGCTCACCGGCTGTCAATAATACATCTTCAGGAGACGGCACACAAAGTGCACAAACGCAAAATGTCTCCTATGATGTCTCATCAGACGTGACCGCAGCCGTTGAAAAAGCTGGCGGAGCAGTCGTAGGTGTAACCAACCTGCAGTCCGGTCAAAGCCTCTTTGGCGGACAATCCGGTGAAGCAACAGAAGCCGGTACCGGTTCAGGTGTCATTTATAAATCTGAAGGAGACGCTGCGTACATCGTGACGAACTATCACGTCATTGAAGGCAGCGATCAGGTAGAAGTCACGCTCGCTGATGGCACAAAAGAGGAAGCGCAGGTGCTCGGGGGAGACCAGTGGACAGACCTTGCTGTACTCCAGATCAGCAATGAAAACGTCGAAACCGTTGCTGAATTCGGGGATTCACAGGCACTGAAGCCGGGTGAACCGGTTATTGCAATCGGAAATCCATTAGGTCTTCAGTTCTCAGGCTCAGTCACAACAGGTGTTGTATCCGGTGTTGAACGGACAATTCCGGTTGACATTAATCAGGACGGCGCCGTTGACTGGCAGGCAGAGGTTATCCAGACGGATGCTGCGATCAACCCAGGTAACAGCGGTGGCGCACTCGTCAATATTCAAGGCCAGCTGGTCGGCATTAACTCAATGAAAATTGCCCAGTCAGCCGTAGAAGGTATCGGTCTTGCCATTCCAATCGATATGGCAGCACCAATCATCGAAGACCTTGAAACACAAGGTGAAGTGCTTCGTCCAACAATGGGAATCACACTGTTTGACCTGGCAAATGTACCAGCTGCACAAAGACAAAGTGAACTGAATCTACCTGAGGAAGTAAAATCAGGTGTTGTGATTCAGCGTGTTGTACCAAATTCAGCTGCTGCTGAAGCGGGACTTGAAGATCTTGATGTCATCGTTGAAATGGATGGCAAGAAAATCAACAACAGCGTCGAGCTTCGTAAGCATCTTTACACTGAAAAAGAAGTCGGCGATGAAATGCAGGTTAAAGTATACCGCGATGGTGAAATGCAAGAGGTTACTCTCACCCTCACAGATGATGCAGATCTGTAA
- a CDS encoding GNAT family N-acetyltransferase, whose product MLKRTTDVDVIASLNKPVHDLHVKLHPDLFVPYSFEAMRDAFLKILEHGEHEMYVLDEDAGFVWFEIRRREANAFKKEVSYVYVHQISVSPAYQKKGYGALLMGKVEEAARERGINRVQLDYWSSNTDAAAFYRHQGFDVLREVVEKRLD is encoded by the coding sequence ATGTTGAAACGAACGACAGATGTGGATGTAATCGCATCTTTAAATAAACCGGTACATGATTTGCATGTTAAGCTGCACCCGGATTTATTCGTGCCTTATTCATTTGAGGCGATGCGGGATGCATTTTTAAAAATTCTAGAGCATGGGGAGCATGAGATGTATGTGCTGGATGAGGATGCGGGTTTTGTGTGGTTTGAAATCCGCCGGAGAGAAGCCAACGCATTTAAAAAAGAGGTGTCCTATGTTTATGTGCACCAGATCAGTGTCTCACCTGCTTATCAGAAAAAAGGTTACGGCGCACTTTTAATGGGAAAAGTAGAAGAGGCTGCAAGAGAGCGTGGTATTAATAGAGTTCAGCTCGATTACTGGAGCTCAAATACGGATGCAGCCGCCTTTTACCGCCATCAGGGCTTTGACGTGCTGCGTGAGGTGGTGGAAAAGCGGCTGGATTGA
- a CDS encoding glutaminase, which produces MRSEEVYERLTQWVEDNRSHTMLGETAKYIPALANQDPNQLGICIMDYDGDTYTAGDSDVKFTLQSVSKIISFVALCHFRGLDFVLDKVDVEPTGESFNSIIPFEIHRPGKPFNPLINAGAITVASMLPGDTVGEKYERFLLFVEGMIGHQLELDQAVYESEWQTAHRNRALAYYLKESKLLDLDVEEALDIYIRLCAICITLEDLAKIGLVIAHDGYDPVEKRQIFSSDVARIAKVLMVTCGMYNSSGKFAAHVGIPAKSGVSGGILASVPPKWHSPEKAFRKGCGIAVFSPAIDKNGNSAAGTMLLRQISEAWDFSIF; this is translated from the coding sequence ATGAGAAGCGAGGAAGTGTATGAGAGATTGACGCAGTGGGTTGAGGATAACCGCTCCCATACAATGCTTGGGGAAACCGCCAAATATATTCCGGCGCTTGCGAATCAGGACCCCAATCAGCTTGGGATCTGTATCATGGATTATGACGGGGATACCTATACTGCCGGAGACAGCGATGTGAAATTCACGCTTCAAAGTGTGTCTAAAATCATCAGTTTTGTGGCGCTCTGTCATTTTAGAGGGCTTGATTTTGTGCTCGATAAAGTGGATGTGGAGCCGACAGGTGAATCGTTCAATTCCATTATCCCTTTTGAAATCCACCGGCCGGGAAAGCCGTTTAATCCGCTGATTAATGCTGGTGCGATCACCGTTGCCTCGATGCTTCCGGGTGATACGGTCGGGGAAAAATATGAGCGTTTTCTCTTATTTGTCGAAGGGATGATTGGTCATCAGCTTGAGCTCGATCAGGCGGTTTATGAATCTGAATGGCAGACCGCCCACCGGAACCGCGCGCTTGCTTATTATTTGAAAGAATCGAAGCTTTTGGATCTGGACGTGGAGGAAGCACTCGATATTTATATCAGGCTTTGTGCGATCTGTATTACCCTTGAGGATCTTGCGAAAATCGGACTGGTGATTGCACACGACGGCTACGATCCCGTTGAGAAACGGCAGATTTTCAGCAGTGATGTGGCGCGGATTGCAAAGGTATTGATGGTGACATGCGGGATGTATAATTCATCCGGAAAATTTGCTGCGCACGTCGGGATCCCTGCTAAAAGTGGTGTGTCAGGCGGGATTTTAGCGTCCGTTCCGCCAAAATGGCATTCACCGGAAAAAGCGTTTCGCAAAGGCTGCGGCATTGCTGTGTTCAGCCCCGCGATTGATAAAAACGGAAACAGCGCAGCTGGTACGATGCTATTGCGTCAGATTTCCGAGGCATGGGATTTTAGTATTTTCTGA
- a CDS encoding TlpA family protein disulfide reductase, with product MIPRIIALAGVGVLVALLIINVINDQKEREERQALMEQYAVMPADNETAQPVESTGALKEGQPVPDVQASTLDGDIIALKDLRGKKIILNFWATWCPPCMAEMPHMQDYYEGMAKEQNVEVLAVNLTSKDNGMDKVRSFVEDYELTFPILLDDTGLLGEEFQAYSIPTTYLIDEDGIIQRKLMGPMDQDMMIEMMGEI from the coding sequence ATGATTCCACGTATCATTGCGCTTGCGGGGGTAGGCGTACTTGTGGCGTTACTTATTATAAATGTAATAAATGATCAGAAAGAACGAGAGGAGCGGCAGGCATTGATGGAGCAGTATGCTGTGATGCCCGCTGACAATGAAACGGCCCAGCCTGTTGAGTCAACAGGTGCACTGAAGGAAGGTCAGCCCGTTCCGGATGTTCAGGCATCAACACTGGATGGTGACATCATTGCGCTGAAGGATCTTCGTGGCAAAAAGATCATTCTCAATTTCTGGGCAACCTGGTGTCCGCCATGTATGGCTGAAATGCCGCACATGCAGGATTATTATGAAGGGATGGCCAAAGAGCAGAACGTTGAAGTTTTAGCGGTTAACCTAACGAGTAAGGATAACGGGATGGATAAGGTGCGCAGTTTTGTAGAGGATTATGAGCTCACGTTCCCTATTCTACTTGACGATACAGGCCTGCTCGGCGAAGAATTTCAGGCTTATTCGATCCCGACCACGTATTTAATCGACGAGGACGGCATCATCCAGCGCAAGCTGATGGGGCCGATGGATCAGGATATGATGATTGAAATGATGGGTGAAATCTGA
- a CDS encoding carboxymuconolactone decarboxylase family protein, which yields MNLNGEKILERYRNGVKEVHETLPDAISEYNRFTGKVFESGTIDRSQKHLMALAIAIKDGDESSIAFHMDQCVAHDCTDQQIHETMMVAAAYGGGSAMSHGVTMGLELLKQFRER from the coding sequence ATGAATCTAAACGGAGAAAAAATTCTGGAGAGATATAGAAATGGCGTTAAAGAAGTACATGAAACTCTACCGGATGCAATCAGTGAATATAACCGCTTTACAGGGAAAGTTTTCGAAAGCGGAACTATTGATCGTTCGCAAAAGCATTTAATGGCACTCGCCATCGCGATCAAGGATGGAGATGAATCCAGCATCGCCTTTCATATGGACCAGTGCGTTGCGCATGACTGCACCGATCAGCAGATTCACGAAACGATGATGGTGGCTGCAGCTTACGGAGGCGGCTCTGCAATGAGTCACGGTGTAACCATGGGCCTCGAGCTGTTGAAGCAATTCAGAGAACGATAA
- a CDS encoding MBL fold metallo-hydrolase, giving the protein MTMHMSVLASGSTGNAIYIETEEHSFLVDAGLSGKQMEGLFDKIGRSADRLSGILVTHEHSDHIKGLGVLARRYKLPIYANEKTWNAMEPLIGNVQTDQKFIFPMETVKSFGGLDIESFGVSHDAAEPMFYVFHQDGKKLVVMTDTGYVSDRMKGIIKGADTYVFESNHDVGMLRMGRYPWSVKRRILSDVGHVSNEDAAIAMSEVFSDNTKRIYLSHLSKDNNMKDLARMSVTQTLESCGVRVGDTFDLYDTDASIPTELYKIV; this is encoded by the coding sequence ATGACAATGCACATGAGTGTACTTGCAAGCGGCAGTACAGGAAATGCGATCTATATTGAAACAGAAGAGCATTCCTTCCTGGTCGATGCCGGCTTAAGCGGAAAGCAGATGGAGGGCCTATTTGACAAAATCGGGCGCTCCGCTGACCGCCTGAGCGGAATCCTGGTCACCCATGAACATAGTGATCATATTAAAGGGCTTGGCGTATTAGCCCGCCGCTATAAGCTGCCCATTTACGCAAACGAAAAAACATGGAACGCGATGGAACCCCTGATCGGAAACGTTCAAACCGATCAGAAATTCATCTTTCCGATGGAAACAGTGAAATCCTTCGGCGGTCTCGATATCGAATCATTCGGTGTTTCACACGACGCAGCAGAGCCGATGTTTTACGTCTTTCATCAGGACGGCAAAAAACTCGTCGTCATGACCGACACAGGCTACGTCAGCGACCGCATGAAAGGCATCATTAAAGGAGCGGATACTTACGTCTTTGAAAGCAACCACGACGTCGGCATGCTCCGCATGGGCCGCTATCCATGGAGCGTCAAACGCCGCATCTTGAGCGACGTTGGACACGTCTCCAATGAAGACGCAGCCATTGCCATGAGCGAAGTATTCAGCGACAACACCAAACGCATCTACCTGTCCCATCTCTCAAAAGACAACAACATGAAAGACCTCGCACGCATGAGCGTCACTCAGACACTCGAAAGCTGCGGTGTGCGCGTCGGAGACACATTCGACCTGTACGATACCGATGCCTCAATCCCGACCGAGCTTTATAAAATTGTCTAG
- a CDS encoding two-component system regulatory protein YycI, producing MDWSKTKTIFIVVFLILDIFLFFLFLQKYQDTQNSQLPQLSIAEQIEEENITISNELPDLDDSKAYLNAESYRFSAEEASNLQGQNANVRNNRILESNLNTPVDIEDPENPEEVTELLEEFVLYGEQYRFWDYREEENELVYFQVYEDNELYYNVNAQLVVTLNEQQQAVAYTQTYLTSLEPFSSEQELITPGDALETFYGSGNVEANSRVTDLEIGYFPSFLQAGNNDDSVTGDVQVLTPTYKMTIENEEGSQRDLFINAVDDNIYDMSQVNMDFDQLDEQENDESTE from the coding sequence TTGGATTGGAGTAAAACAAAAACCATTTTTATCGTGGTCTTTCTCATTCTGGACATTTTTCTATTCTTCCTGTTTTTACAGAAATATCAGGACACACAAAACAGCCAGCTGCCTCAGCTTTCCATTGCTGAACAGATTGAAGAGGAAAACATTACGATTAGTAATGAACTGCCCGATCTGGATGACAGCAAAGCTTATTTAAATGCAGAATCCTACCGTTTTTCAGCAGAAGAAGCATCGAATCTTCAAGGTCAAAATGCAAATGTCCGCAACAACCGTATTCTGGAGTCGAACCTGAACACCCCAGTTGATATTGAGGATCCGGAAAATCCTGAAGAAGTGACCGAACTGTTAGAGGAATTTGTCCTCTACGGAGAGCAGTACCGGTTCTGGGATTATCGTGAAGAAGAAAACGAGCTTGTTTATTTTCAGGTCTACGAAGATAATGAACTGTACTATAATGTCAATGCCCAGCTGGTCGTGACGCTGAATGAACAGCAGCAGGCCGTAGCTTACACACAGACCTATTTAACATCGCTTGAACCCTTCTCATCTGAGCAGGAACTGATTACGCCGGGAGATGCGCTTGAGACATTTTATGGTTCTGGTAATGTAGAAGCCAACTCACGGGTTACAGATCTGGAGATCGGCTATTTTCCTTCATTTTTGCAGGCCGGAAATAATGATGACAGCGTAACGGGTGACGTTCAGGTACTGACACCAACGTATAAAATGACGATCGAAAATGAAGAAGGCAGTCAACGGGACCTGTTTATCAATGCCGTTGACGACAACATTTATGATATGAGCCAGGTCAACATGGACTTTGACCAGCTCGATGAACAGGAAAACGACGAATCAACGGAGTGA
- a CDS encoding YycH family regulatory protein: MRIELFKSILLTLLVVLSGLLTWNVWSYQPSTETFEAPTTIDVAISEERDIDDLIKPLRFLVHEEEAVYGASASSEVETLLSQMSDWSIFSIRQNTSLNEEEFLNLVHGPNRIEVVFPVSVPFNTYRDVLRFEDSNLPQDSFNRIVIDVAARDESTFTVYFVHYENRVVYESRVDRDSLAAINRDIVLPAPEKYMAYARYDTGRRSIFVPANRLTPQQYGYRMERIDIELFRQALFSNPDDINYNSLASSREQYVDNSNLLEVNNNTNMISFVNLTSDEATVIDATELITNSRRFVNDHSGWTGDYYLANLDPMNQQVTYRMHIGGVPIFSEDGVSEINQEWGSTIIHKYSRSFLQTQFPLPTESATKTLQPGLDVISQIESREENYEPELLEDVTPAYRMIRDSQNALTYTLDPSWYYKYDGVWKRVPEQGGGDPIGLE, translated from the coding sequence ATGAGGATCGAATTATTTAAATCAATCTTACTGACACTGCTCGTAGTCTTAAGTGGTCTGTTGACATGGAATGTCTGGTCGTACCAGCCATCTACCGAAACGTTTGAAGCACCTACAACGATTGATGTGGCGATCAGTGAAGAGCGGGATATTGATGATCTGATCAAGCCGCTCAGATTTCTTGTGCATGAAGAGGAAGCCGTCTATGGAGCTTCTGCTTCCAGTGAAGTAGAAACCCTGCTGAGTCAAATGAGCGACTGGAGCATCTTCAGCATACGCCAGAACACATCTCTAAATGAAGAGGAATTCTTAAATCTTGTTCATGGTCCGAACCGGATCGAAGTCGTGTTTCCGGTCAGCGTTCCATTTAACACGTACAGAGATGTCCTGCGTTTTGAAGACAGCAATCTGCCGCAGGACAGCTTCAACAGAATCGTCATTGATGTCGCTGCGAGGGACGAGTCTACCTTTACCGTTTATTTTGTTCACTACGAAAATAGGGTTGTGTATGAATCACGTGTCGATCGTGACAGTCTTGCAGCGATAAACCGGGATATTGTGCTTCCTGCACCTGAGAAATATATGGCTTATGCCCGCTATGACACAGGAAGACGTTCGATATTTGTTCCGGCTAATCGTCTCACACCTCAGCAATACGGTTACCGGATGGAACGGATTGATATTGAACTGTTCAGGCAGGCACTGTTTTCAAACCCGGATGATATCAACTATAATTCACTTGCTTCATCCAGAGAGCAGTATGTCGATAATTCAAACCTGCTTGAGGTCAATAACAACACCAACATGATCAGTTTTGTAAACCTCACCTCTGATGAAGCCACGGTCATTGATGCGACTGAACTGATTACAAACAGCCGCCGTTTTGTCAATGATCACAGCGGTTGGACAGGTGACTACTATCTTGCAAACCTTGATCCAATGAACCAGCAAGTAACGTACCGCATGCACATAGGCGGAGTTCCGATCTTTAGTGAGGATGGAGTTTCAGAGATCAATCAGGAATGGGGAAGCACCATTATTCATAAATACAGCCGCTCATTCCTTCAGACACAATTCCCGTTACCAACCGAATCAGCAACGAAAACACTGCAGCCGGGTCTTGATGTCATTAGTCAGATTGAGTCACGAGAAGAAAACTATGAGCCTGAGCTGTTAGAAGACGTCACACCTGCCTACAGAATGATCAGGGACTCTCAAAATGCACTGACTTATACACTTGATCCGTCCTGGTATTACAAATATGATGGCGTATGGAAACGTGTTCCGGAGCAGGGAGGAGGGGATCCGATTGGATTGGAGTAA
- the walK gene encoding cell wall metabolism sensor histidine kinase WalK, which yields MRKVNFFQSIHLKFVLIYVLLIALAMQIIGVYFVRELEDTLIENFKNSVVDRLDPLEYTVAQEISSSLSGNRSEDEPTLQQSIRQLLGGLNSEDIEEVQIIDTRSRILGTSDDSNQSIVGQRTTSNEQVREILSNDTDLQQEETYMDQGNRVWVLAQPIITDQGEKIGVIWVKSQIENVYEQMDEINGILAGGTAISLVITAILGVLLAQTITRPIAAMRSHAVDMAKGNFSRKVKVYGHDEIGQLAITFNNLTKRLQEARATTEAERRKLSSVLSYMTDGVIATDRRGRVILINDPAAAMLNVSRETVLSMSLPEVLGIEEEYSVDDLSTQTDSLILNFGTDAKPYILRANFSVIQKETGFVNGLITVLHDITEQEKIDAERREFVANVSHELRTPLTTMRSYLEALSEGAWQDQEIAPHFLEVTQTETERMIRLVNDLLQLSKMDSRDYRLNKEFVNFINFYQRIIDRFDMGRSQNVTFKTKLPQEPVYVEIDTDKMTQVLDNIISNALKYSPEGGQIRFKVELKEREKEMVVSVSDQGVGIPRENLKNIFERFYRVDKARTRQLGGTGLGLAIAKEMITAHEGRIWASSVEGRGTTIYFTLPYDPTSEDEWS from the coding sequence ATGAGGAAGGTCAATTTTTTTCAATCAATACATTTAAAGTTTGTATTGATTTATGTACTTCTTATTGCATTAGCGATGCAAATCATCGGCGTATACTTTGTGCGGGAGCTCGAGGATACGCTGATTGAAAACTTTAAGAATTCAGTTGTGGACCGTCTTGATCCTCTGGAATACACGGTTGCGCAGGAAATCAGCAGCAGCCTTTCCGGAAACCGGTCAGAAGATGAGCCGACACTGCAACAGTCCATCCGCCAACTGCTGGGTGGACTTAATTCTGAAGACATTGAAGAAGTACAAATAATTGATACAAGAAGCCGTATTTTAGGAACATCAGATGACAGTAACCAGTCGATTGTCGGACAGCGGACAACGAGCAACGAACAGGTACGGGAGATTCTTTCCAATGATACGGATCTTCAACAGGAAGAAACGTATATGGATCAGGGTAACCGCGTCTGGGTGCTTGCCCAGCCGATTATTACGGATCAGGGTGAAAAAATCGGGGTCATCTGGGTCAAATCACAGATTGAAAATGTCTATGAGCAGATGGATGAGATTAACGGGATTCTCGCAGGAGGAACCGCTATTTCTCTTGTTATCACAGCGATCCTGGGTGTACTGCTCGCCCAGACCATTACCCGTCCTATTGCCGCCATGAGAAGCCATGCGGTCGATATGGCAAAAGGGAATTTTTCGCGAAAAGTAAAGGTGTATGGTCATGATGAAATCGGTCAGCTCGCGATCACCTTTAACAATTTAACAAAAAGGCTTCAGGAAGCGAGAGCGACGACTGAAGCAGAGCGGAGAAAGCTGTCCTCAGTCCTCAGTTACATGACAGACGGGGTAATCGCAACAGATCGCCGCGGAAGAGTTATTTTGATCAATGATCCGGCTGCTGCCATGCTGAATGTTTCACGTGAAACAGTGCTGTCGATGTCGCTGCCTGAAGTGCTTGGCATCGAAGAGGAGTATTCGGTCGATGACCTGTCTACTCAGACAGATTCCCTCATTTTAAACTTTGGAACGGACGCTAAGCCGTATATTTTACGTGCAAACTTCTCGGTGATTCAAAAGGAAACAGGCTTTGTAAACGGTCTGATTACCGTGCTGCATGATATTACCGAGCAGGAAAAAATCGATGCAGAGCGCCGGGAATTTGTAGCGAACGTATCCCACGAGCTGCGCACGCCGCTTACAACGATGCGAAGCTATTTGGAAGCCTTATCAGAAGGCGCGTGGCAGGACCAGGAGATTGCCCCTCATTTCCTTGAGGTGACCCAGACGGAAACCGAGCGGATGATCCGGCTTGTCAACGACCTTCTTCAATTATCTAAAATGGACAGCCGGGATTACCGACTGAATAAAGAATTCGTGAACTTTATCAACTTTTATCAGCGGATTATCGACCGTTTTGATATGGGACGTTCTCAAAACGTTACGTTTAAAACGAAGCTTCCACAGGAGCCGGTGTATGTTGAAATTGATACTGATAAAATGACGCAGGTGCTTGATAACATCATCTCCAATGCGCTGAAGTATTCACCTGAGGGTGGACAGATCCGTTTTAAAGTGGAGCTGAAAGAGCGTGAAAAGGAAATGGTCGTCAGCGTATCCGATCAGGGCGTCGGCATTCCGCGTGAAAACCTGAAAAATATTTTCGAACGTTTTTATCGTGTAGATAAAGCAAGGACGAGACAGCTTGGCGGTACAGGGCTCGGTCTTGCGATTGCCAAGGAAATGATCACCGCCCATGAAGGACGAATCTGGGCATCAAGTGTGGAAGGAAGAGGCACAACCATTTACTTCACGCTGCCGTATGACCCAACAAGTGAGGATGAATGGTCATGA
- the yycF gene encoding response regulator YycF: MDKKILVVDDEKPIADILQFNLKKEGYEVHCAYDGDTAVEMVEEIKPDLILLDIMLPGRDGMEVCREVRKNYEMPIIMLTAKDSEIDKVLGLELGADDYVTKPFSTRELVARVKANLRRHQALKGQAEEENLTNEITVGVLTIHPDAYMVTKRGETIELTHREFELLHYLSKHIGQVMTREHLLQTVWGYDYYGDVRTVDVTVRRLREKIEDNPSHPLWIVTRRGVGYYLRNPDQE, translated from the coding sequence ATGGATAAAAAGATTCTAGTTGTTGATGATGAAAAGCCGATTGCAGATATTCTTCAGTTTAATTTAAAGAAGGAGGGTTATGAGGTTCATTGTGCTTATGATGGTGACACGGCTGTTGAAATGGTCGAGGAAATCAAGCCGGACCTGATTCTTCTTGATATTATGCTGCCGGGACGTGACGGGATGGAAGTTTGCCGTGAGGTCCGCAAGAATTATGAAATGCCGATCATTATGCTGACGGCGAAAGACTCTGAGATTGATAAGGTTTTAGGTCTTGAGCTTGGTGCGGATGATTATGTCACAAAGCCGTTCAGTACGCGTGAGCTTGTGGCGCGTGTGAAGGCGAACCTTCGTCGCCACCAGGCACTGAAAGGTCAGGCAGAGGAAGAGAACCTGACGAATGAGATCACGGTTGGCGTGCTGACGATTCACCCGGATGCCTACATGGTGACAAAACGCGGTGAAACAATTGAACTGACGCATCGTGAGTTCGAATTGCTGCATTATTTATCAAAGCATATCGGACAGGTTATGACACGTGAGCATTTGCTTCAGACAGTTTGGGGTTATGACTATTACGGCGATGTACGTACGGTTGACGTAACGGTTCGTCGTCTGCGTGAAAAAATCGAGGATAATCCGAGTCACCCGCTGTGGATCGTGACGCGCCGCGGCGTTGGGTATTATTTGAGAAATCCGGATCAGGAGTAG